In Flavobacterium sp. N1736, the following are encoded in one genomic region:
- a CDS encoding TonB-dependent receptor: MKKIILALILGVSSLLSAQNSVSGTVTNLENQPMPGVSVYAPELHKGTTTDENGKYEFKNLPNGSLRLAFAFVGYTTQNKTIDKILKDNTLDVILTESVFEMDEVVVSTPFNKLQSQNVMKVEHESIKTLQQKGTSTLIEGLATIPGVSQISTGTSIGKPVIRGLSGNRVLVYSQGVRIENQQFGDEHGLGLNDAGIESVEVIKGPASLLYGSDALGGVLYFNPEKFADANTFKANFSQKYFTNTQGSNSSIGLKTSTDNWKFLARGSYNTHSDYKIADGDRVTNSRYNETDFKTGIGYSNSSFSSVLRYNYNKLDIGIPEDGIAEQSSSKDTQFPRQGIFNHLLSLNNVIFFENSKLDVDLGYISNDRSEFEDSNEASLHMKLNTFNYNAKYHFPKLGKIETILGVQGMHQTNKNSGEEYLIPDATTNDFGVFGTANYEWNNSVLQAGLRFDNRNVTSEAHGIEGEEGYFLPLDKSFDSFNASLGYKTKLAEPLTLRLNVATGFRAPNLAELTSNGVHEGTNRYEIGNADLKTEQNVQTDLNLEYKNSHFEFFINGFYNHVNNYIYTSPTGETLEDNDVFAYIQDNAKLYGGEVGLHFHPHPLDWLHFETSFETVTGKKDNNDYLPLIPANNWNNTLRTEFKIKNWFEEGYASLNVSSTFNQDNVSGFETASKGYTLVNLGFGGTVKLGKTAFDVNLNGNNLFDKKYIAHLSRLKTDGVPNIGRNIVLGVNFNI, translated from the coding sequence ATGAAAAAAATCATATTAGCCCTTATTTTAGGGGTTTCGAGCCTGCTTTCGGCTCAAAATTCTGTTTCAGGAACCGTAACAAATCTTGAAAACCAGCCAATGCCAGGCGTTTCTGTTTATGCGCCGGAATTACATAAAGGAACAACAACGGACGAGAACGGAAAATACGAATTTAAAAATCTTCCAAACGGAAGTTTACGACTTGCCTTTGCTTTTGTTGGGTATACCACTCAAAACAAAACTATTGATAAAATATTAAAAGATAACACTTTAGATGTAATACTAACTGAATCTGTTTTTGAAATGGATGAAGTCGTAGTTTCAACTCCATTTAACAAATTGCAGTCGCAAAACGTCATGAAAGTGGAGCATGAAAGCATCAAAACATTACAGCAAAAAGGAACCTCAACTTTAATTGAAGGTTTGGCAACGATTCCCGGAGTTTCTCAAATTTCTACAGGAACTTCTATTGGAAAACCAGTTATTCGTGGTTTAAGCGGAAATCGAGTTTTGGTTTATTCTCAAGGTGTTCGTATCGAAAATCAACAGTTTGGAGACGAACATGGCTTAGGTTTAAACGATGCCGGAATTGAAAGTGTCGAAGTTATTAAAGGTCCGGCATCTTTATTATATGGTTCTGATGCTTTGGGCGGTGTTTTATATTTTAATCCTGAAAAATTTGCCGATGCGAATACTTTTAAGGCTAATTTCAGTCAAAAATATTTTACAAATACACAAGGAAGCAATTCATCTATTGGTTTGAAAACTTCTACGGATAACTGGAAATTTTTGGCTCGCGGAAGCTACAACACACATTCTGATTATAAAATTGCCGATGGCGATCGTGTAACAAATTCACGTTATAACGAAACTGATTTTAAAACCGGAATTGGATACAGCAATTCAAGCTTTTCTAGTGTTTTGAGATATAATTACAATAAATTGGATATTGGGATTCCGGAAGACGGAATTGCAGAACAATCTTCGAGCAAAGACACGCAGTTTCCAAGACAGGGAATTTTTAATCATTTATTGAGTTTAAACAATGTTATCTTTTTTGAAAATTCAAAACTGGATGTTGATTTAGGTTATATCTCAAACGACCGAAGCGAATTTGAAGACAGTAATGAAGCTTCTCTTCATATGAAACTGAATACTTTTAATTATAATGCCAAATATCATTTTCCTAAATTAGGGAAAATTGAAACTATTTTAGGCGTTCAGGGAATGCACCAAACGAATAAAAACTCCGGTGAAGAATATTTGATTCCGGATGCAACAACAAATGATTTTGGAGTTTTTGGAACTGCAAATTACGAATGGAATAACAGCGTTTTACAAGCCGGATTACGTTTTGACAATAGAAACGTAACATCTGAAGCGCACGGAATTGAGGGCGAAGAAGGTTATTTTCTTCCTTTAGACAAATCTTTTGACAGTTTTAATGCTTCTCTTGGATATAAAACAAAGTTGGCTGAACCATTAACGCTTCGATTGAATGTTGCTACCGGATTTAGAGCGCCAAATTTAGCTGAGTTAACTTCAAACGGTGTTCACGAAGGAACAAACCGTTACGAAATTGGAAATGCTGATTTAAAAACAGAGCAAAATGTTCAGACTGATTTGAATTTAGAATATAAAAACTCTCATTTTGAATTCTTTATCAACGGATTTTACAATCACGTAAACAATTATATTTATACTTCGCCAACGGGAGAAACTTTAGAAGATAATGACGTTTTTGCTTACATTCAGGATAATGCAAAATTATACGGTGGTGAAGTTGGTTTGCATTTTCATCCGCATCCTTTAGACTGGTTGCATTTTGAAACAAGTTTTGAAACGGTAACGGGTAAAAAAGACAACAATGATTATTTGCCTTTAATTCCGGCAAACAATTGGAACAATACATTAAGAACTGAATTTAAAATCAAAAATTGGTTCGAAGAAGGATACGCTTCTTTAAACGTTTCTTCGACTTTTAATCAGGACAATGTAAGTGGTTTCGAAACAGCTTCAAAAGGATATACTTTGGTGAATTTAGGTTTTGGAGGAACGGTAAAACTAGGAAAAACCGCTTTTGATGTAAACCTGAACGGAAACAATTTATTCGATAAAAAGTATATCGCGCATCTTTCGAGATTAAAAACAGACGGTGTTCCTAATATTGGACGAAATATTGTTTTGGGAGTAAACTTCAACATATAA
- a CDS encoding 2Fe-2S iron-sulfur cluster-binding protein, producing MDVLIKIKDREGVIHELQAPTDMAMNIMELCKAYELPVEGTCGGMAMCASCQCYVLNDVALPEMGDDEEAMLSEAFYVKSNSRLGCQIPITEELEGLELELAPEY from the coding sequence ATGGATGTATTAATAAAGATTAAAGATCGAGAAGGAGTTATACACGAGTTACAGGCTCCGACCGATATGGCAATGAATATAATGGAGTTATGCAAGGCATACGAACTTCCTGTTGAAGGAACCTGCGGAGGAATGGCCATGTGTGCTTCTTGCCAGTGTTACGTTCTAAATGATGTTGCATTACCTGAAATGGGAGATGATGAAGAAGCCATGCTTTCGGAAGCGTTTTATGTTAAATCAAATAGCCGTTTAGGTTGTCAGATACCAATTACTGAAGAATTAGAAGGACTGGAATTAGAACTGGCTCCGGAATATTAA
- a CDS encoding prolyl oligopeptidase family serine peptidase encodes MKKTILIMAITTAGISFGQNIKYPETKKGETVDVYFDTKVSDPYRWLEDDKSAETGAWVKAENEVTYGYLDKIPFREELKKRMEKLWNYEKIGAPYIEGKFTYFSKNNGLQNQSVIYRKDEKGKEEVFLDPNTFSKDGTTSLGGLDFSKDGNKAAYSISEGGSDWRKVIIVDALSKKIVEDTLVDVKFSGVSWLGNEGFYYSSYDKPKGSELSAKTDQHKLYFHKLGTSQKEDQVIFGADQKRRYVGGYVTEDNHYLVITAANSTYGNELYIKDLTVANSPIITIIDNFNNASTIIENEGTKLFIETDLNAPNGRVVSVDFSNPKPENWKDFIAEAKDILSPSTGGGYFFANYIKDAVSFVQQYDYNGKLVREIKLPAIGTAGGFGGKKHDKILYYTFTNYTTPGTIFSLEPKSGKSETYQKPKVDFKSDDYESKQVFYTSKDGTKIPMIITYKKGTKLNGKNPTILYGYGGFNISLTPAFSISNAIWMENGGVYAVANLRGGGEYGKKWHDAGTKLHKQNVFDDFIAAAEYLIAQKYTSSDFLAIRGGSNGGLLVGATMTQRPDLMKVALPAVGVMDMLRYHTFTAGAGWAYDYGTAQDNKEMFEYLKGYSPVQNVKSGVQYPATMVTTGDHDDRVVPAHSFKFAAELQEKQTGNNPVLIRIDVKAGHGAGKSVAATIQENVDIQAFTLYNMGFTALPKK; translated from the coding sequence ATGAAAAAAACAATTCTTATAATGGCTATTACAACTGCAGGGATTTCGTTTGGGCAAAATATTAAATATCCCGAAACTAAAAAAGGGGAAACTGTTGATGTTTATTTTGACACCAAAGTAAGCGATCCGTATCGTTGGCTTGAAGACGACAAATCTGCTGAAACCGGCGCTTGGGTAAAAGCCGAAAATGAAGTTACTTATGGTTATTTAGATAAAATTCCGTTTCGTGAAGAATTAAAAAAACGAATGGAAAAACTATGGAATTATGAAAAAATAGGTGCTCCGTACATTGAGGGAAAATTTACTTATTTTTCTAAAAACAACGGACTTCAAAATCAATCGGTTATTTATAGAAAAGACGAAAAAGGGAAAGAAGAAGTTTTTCTTGATCCGAATACATTTTCTAAAGACGGAACTACATCGCTTGGCGGTTTAGATTTTTCTAAAGACGGAAACAAAGCCGCTTATTCTATATCTGAAGGCGGAAGTGACTGGCGAAAAGTGATTATTGTTGATGCTTTGTCAAAAAAAATTGTAGAAGATACTTTGGTAGATGTAAAATTTAGCGGCGTTTCCTGGTTAGGAAATGAAGGTTTTTACTACTCTAGTTATGACAAACCAAAAGGAAGCGAATTATCTGCTAAAACTGATCAGCATAAACTATATTTCCACAAACTTGGAACTTCTCAAAAAGAAGATCAAGTTATTTTTGGAGCAGATCAAAAACGCCGATATGTTGGAGGTTACGTTACAGAAGACAATCATTATTTAGTGATTACCGCAGCTAATTCTACCTATGGAAATGAATTGTATATTAAAGATTTAACGGTTGCAAACAGCCCTATTATTACTATCATAGACAATTTTAATAATGCCAGTACGATTATTGAAAACGAAGGTACTAAGTTGTTTATAGAAACCGATTTAAATGCGCCTAACGGTCGTGTTGTTTCTGTTGATTTTAGCAATCCGAAACCGGAAAACTGGAAAGATTTTATTGCTGAAGCCAAAGATATTTTATCTCCTTCAACCGGAGGCGGATATTTCTTTGCCAACTATATTAAAGATGCTGTTTCGTTTGTACAGCAATATGATTATAACGGAAAATTGGTTCGTGAAATCAAACTTCCGGCAATAGGAACTGCCGGTGGGTTTGGAGGAAAAAAACACGATAAAATATTATATTATACGTTTACAAATTATACAACTCCGGGAACTATTTTTTCTCTTGAGCCAAAATCCGGTAAATCTGAAACTTATCAAAAACCAAAGGTAGATTTCAAAAGTGACGATTATGAATCGAAACAGGTTTTCTACACTTCAAAAGACGGAACAAAAATCCCGATGATAATTACTTATAAAAAAGGAACAAAACTAAACGGTAAAAACCCAACTATCCTTTATGGCTATGGCGGTTTCAATATTAGTTTAACTCCGGCTTTTAGTATTTCGAATGCCATTTGGATGGAAAACGGAGGTGTTTATGCCGTTGCCAATTTAAGAGGTGGCGGTGAATATGGTAAAAAATGGCACGATGCAGGAACGAAACTGCATAAACAAAATGTATTTGATGATTTTATCGCTGCCGCTGAATATTTAATCGCTCAAAAATATACTTCATCTGATTTTCTGGCAATTCGCGGAGGTTCAAACGGAGGTTTATTAGTGGGCGCTACAATGACACAACGTCCTGATTTAATGAAAGTAGCTTTGCCAGCCGTTGGCGTTATGGATATGTTGCGTTACCATACTTTTACTGCCGGTGCAGGTTGGGCTTACGATTACGGAACTGCACAGGATAATAAAGAAATGTTTGAATATTTAAAAGGATATTCTCCGGTTCAAAATGTAAAAAGCGGTGTTCAATATCCTGCAACTATGGTAACTACGGGAGATCATGATGATCGTGTGGTTCCTGCTCATAGTTTTAAATTTGCTGCCGAATTACAGGAAAAACAAACAGGAAATAATCCGGTTTTGATTCGTATTGATGTAAAAGCGGGTCACGGAGCAGGAAAATCTGTTGCTGCAACGATTCAGGAAAATGTAGATATTCAGGCGTTCACGCTTTACAATATGGGATTTACTGCTTTACCTAAAAAGTAA
- a CDS encoding aspartate-semialdehyde dehydrogenase, whose product MRIAVVGATGMVGEVMLKVLAERNFPVTELIPVASEKSIGKEIEYKGTKYKVVGMQTAVDMKADIAVFSAGGDTSLEWAPKFAAAGTTVIDNSSAWRMDPTKKLIVPEINASTLTKEDKIIANPNCSTIQMVLALAPLHKKYNIRRIIVSTYQSITGTGVKAVRQLENEYAGIQGEMAYKYPIHRNAIPHCDSFEDNGYTKEEMKLVRETQKILGDNTIRVTATAVRVPVVGGHSEAVNVEFTNDFDVNEVREILHNTDGVVVQDNLDTFTYPMPLYAEGKNDVFVGRIRRDESQENTLNMWIVADNLRKGAATNTIQIAEYLIAAGLV is encoded by the coding sequence ATGAGAATAGCGGTTGTAGGTGCCACTGGTATGGTTGGCGAAGTAATGCTTAAAGTGTTGGCAGAAAGAAATTTTCCTGTTACAGAATTGATTCCTGTTGCATCTGAAAAATCAATAGGAAAAGAAATTGAATATAAAGGAACTAAATATAAAGTTGTAGGAATGCAAACCGCAGTTGATATGAAAGCTGATATTGCAGTTTTTTCTGCAGGAGGAGATACTTCATTAGAGTGGGCTCCAAAATTTGCAGCTGCCGGGACAACAGTTATTGATAACTCATCGGCATGGAGAATGGATCCGACTAAAAAATTAATCGTTCCTGAAATCAACGCTTCAACATTAACAAAAGAAGATAAAATTATTGCAAACCCAAACTGCTCGACTATTCAAATGGTTTTGGCATTAGCGCCTTTGCATAAAAAATACAACATCAGAAGAATTATTGTTTCTACTTATCAATCGATTACCGGAACCGGCGTAAAAGCGGTAAGACAATTAGAGAATGAGTACGCAGGAATTCAGGGAGAAATGGCATACAAATATCCAATTCACAGAAACGCGATTCCACATTGCGACAGTTTTGAAGACAACGGATATACTAAAGAAGAAATGAAATTAGTTCGCGAAACTCAAAAAATTCTTGGAGACAATACAATCAGAGTTACCGCAACCGCAGTTCGTGTACCAGTTGTGGGCGGACATAGCGAGGCTGTAAATGTTGAGTTTACAAATGATTTTGATGTAAACGAAGTACGCGAAATTTTACATAATACAGATGGAGTAGTGGTGCAGGATAATCTGGACACATTTACATATCCAATGCCTTTGTATGCTGAAGGTAAAAATGATGTTTTTGTAGGTAGAATTCGTCGTGACGAAAGCCAGGAAAACACATTAAACATGTGGATTGTTGCTGATAACCTAAGAAAAGGGGCTGCAACAAACACGATTCAAATCGCTGAATATTTAATTGCGGCAGGTTTGGTATAA
- a CDS encoding NifU family protein, which translates to MTTEELTSNVLLALDEIRPFLNSDGGDITLISIDDDKHVKVRLEGACISCSVNQMTLKAGVETTIKKYAPQIETVVNIM; encoded by the coding sequence ATGACAACAGAAGAATTAACAAGCAACGTATTATTGGCTCTTGATGAAATCAGACCTTTTTTAAATTCTGATGGAGGAGACATTACACTAATTTCTATAGACGATGACAAACATGTTAAAGTTCGTCTTGAAGGAGCGTGCATTAGCTGCAGTGTAAACCAAATGACCCTAAAAGCAGGTGTTGAAACCACTATAAAAAAATATGCTCCCCAAATCGAAACTGTGGTAAATATTATGTAA
- a CDS encoding Mrp/NBP35 family ATP-binding protein — translation MKLDRKEILKALETITVAGEGKNMVESGAVANVLTFGDEVVVDLVLHTPAMHIKKRAEDDIKKTIHELVSADAKVKVNIKVETKENPNEIKGKAIPGIKNIIAVASGKGGVGKSTVTANLAVTLAKMGFAVGVLDADIYGPSMPIMFDVENEKPVSITVDGKSKMKPIESYEIKILSIGFFTAPSQAVIWRGPMAAKALNQMIFDADWGELDFMLIDLPPGTGDIHLSIMQSLPITGAVVVSTPQAVALADAKKGVAMFMQDNINVPVLGIIENMAYFTPEELPDNKYYIFGQEGAKNLAEDLNVPFLGEVPIVQSIREAGDYGRPAALQTASPIEAVFEEITRNVVQETVNRNDSLPATEAIKITTMAGCSAVKK, via the coding sequence ATGAAATTAGACAGAAAAGAAATTCTTAAAGCTCTGGAAACAATCACCGTAGCTGGAGAAGGAAAAAATATGGTTGAAAGTGGAGCTGTTGCCAATGTACTAACTTTTGGCGATGAAGTTGTAGTTGATCTGGTATTGCACACTCCCGCAATGCACATTAAAAAAAGAGCCGAAGACGATATCAAAAAAACAATTCACGAATTGGTATCTGCAGATGCAAAAGTTAAAGTAAACATTAAAGTTGAAACCAAGGAAAATCCTAATGAAATAAAAGGAAAAGCTATTCCTGGAATTAAAAATATAATTGCCGTTGCTTCTGGTAAAGGCGGCGTTGGAAAATCTACTGTTACAGCAAATTTAGCCGTAACATTAGCAAAAATGGGATTTGCAGTTGGTGTTCTGGATGCAGATATTTACGGGCCTTCTATGCCTATTATGTTTGATGTTGAAAACGAAAAACCGGTTTCGATTACTGTTGATGGAAAATCAAAAATGAAACCTATTGAAAGCTACGAAATCAAAATACTTTCTATCGGATTTTTTACGGCTCCAAGTCAGGCTGTAATCTGGAGAGGACCAATGGCGGCAAAAGCGTTAAACCAAATGATTTTTGATGCAGATTGGGGAGAATTAGATTTTATGTTAATCGATTTACCTCCCGGAACCGGTGATATTCACCTTTCAATCATGCAGTCATTGCCAATTACCGGAGCAGTTGTTGTAAGTACACCGCAAGCCGTGGCTCTTGCCGATGCTAAAAAAGGTGTTGCAATGTTTATGCAGGATAATATTAATGTTCCTGTTTTGGGAATCATAGAAAATATGGCTTACTTTACACCGGAAGAATTACCTGACAATAAATATTATATCTTTGGTCAGGAAGGAGCAAAAAATCTTGCAGAAGATTTAAATGTTCCCTTTTTAGGAGAAGTGCCAATTGTACAATCAATTCGTGAGGCAGGAGATTACGGTCGTCCGGCAGCTTTACAAACAGCATCGCCAATTGAAGCTGTTTTTGAAGAAATCACGCGAAATGTGGTACAGGAAACAGTAAACAGAAATGACAGCTTACCAGCAACCGAAGCTATTAAAATTACAACAATGGCAGGTTGTTCAGCAGTAAAGAAATAA
- the mscL gene encoding large conductance mechanosensitive channel protein MscL translates to MGIFSEFKEFAMKGNVVDLAVGVIIGAAFGKIVSSLIENVITPLILKPALDAAHLSTIEELTAFGGVKYGLFISAVINFVIVAFVLFLIIKGINNIKKKDVAPPPPAGPTQEELLIQIRDLLKNK, encoded by the coding sequence ATGGGAATATTTTCTGAATTTAAGGAATTTGCAATGAAAGGCAACGTAGTCGATCTGGCTGTCGGTGTTATTATTGGAGCTGCTTTTGGCAAAATTGTAAGCTCATTAATTGAAAATGTAATTACGCCATTGATATTAAAACCGGCATTAGACGCAGCACATTTATCGACTATCGAAGAGCTGACGGCTTTTGGAGGAGTAAAGTACGGGTTGTTTATCTCAGCAGTAATCAATTTTGTAATTGTTGCTTTTGTTTTATTTCTGATCATTAAAGGAATAAATAATATTAAAAAGAAAGATGTTGCGCCACCGCCACCAGCCGGACCAACACAGGAAGAACTTCTTATTCAAATTAGAGATCTGTTAAAAAATAAATAA
- a CDS encoding porin family protein, with protein MKTSKPKYDMRFLFSCLFLMSFFSVFSQEEVKPKIEPIVKIDSLYREDQFYFSITYNLLTQIPQGLKQNKFSAGLSAGFLRDMPVNEKRTLAIAAGLGLSYQNYFQNLTISKGPDGILAYEVSDYNDIKSNRYRQYLVDLPIEFRWRNSTYESYRFWRIYAGFKISYVFSNKSVLDNGEESYSITNNPNINKIQYGVYLAAGYNTWNVYLNYGLNPLFKNVITTSGQKIDVRTLNAGLIFYIL; from the coding sequence TTGAAAACCTCAAAACCAAAATACGATATGCGATTCCTTTTTAGTTGTTTATTTTTAATGTCGTTTTTTAGTGTTTTTTCGCAAGAAGAAGTAAAACCTAAAATAGAACCCATTGTAAAAATCGATTCGTTGTATCGCGAAGACCAGTTTTATTTTTCGATTACCTATAATCTTCTAACACAGATTCCGCAGGGATTGAAACAAAATAAATTTTCTGCCGGACTTTCTGCGGGATTTTTGCGCGATATGCCTGTTAATGAAAAAAGAACTCTTGCAATTGCTGCAGGTTTAGGATTGAGTTATCAAAATTATTTTCAAAATCTGACCATTTCTAAGGGTCCCGACGGAATATTGGCTTATGAAGTAAGTGATTATAATGATATTAAATCAAATCGATACAGACAATATCTGGTCGATCTTCCAATAGAATTTCGATGGAGAAACTCAACTTATGAAAGTTACAGGTTCTGGAGGATTTATGCAGGATTTAAAATAAGTTATGTTTTCTCTAATAAATCTGTTTTAGATAATGGAGAAGAAAGTTATTCGATTACCAATAATCCCAATATAAATAAAATTCAATACGGTGTTTATCTGGCTGCCGGTTATAATACCTGGAATGTTTATCTCAATTATGGTTTAAATCCTTTGTTTAAAAATGTAATTACGACATCCGGACAAAAAATTGATGTAAGAACCCTAAATGCAGGGTTAATATTTTATATTCTATAA
- a CDS encoding bifunctional UDP-N-acetylmuramoyl-tripeptide:D-alanyl-D-alanine ligase/alanine racemase: MSINLKNLIPVLDAKWIGSDADVFIDHISIDSRSLQNGSQTLFFALSGVNNDAHLYISELIEKGVQNFAVQYIPENCEGKANFLLVKNTLKSLQDFAAYYRNLFHFPVIGLTGSNGKTIVKEWLNFLLSPDYNIIRSPKSYNSQVGVPLSVIAINEKHNLGIFEAGISTVNEMDKLEKIIKPTIGVLTNIGTAHDEGFLNLVQKIDEKLLLFKDCPVIIYQKNEIVDSCLSQFAAEYMLHPRKLFSWSFTDKSADVFILTKENKGDKTRIQYQYKNEKFDLEIPFQDSASIENAISCLLVLLYFNYDCGTIQNRMKMLYPVEMRLEVKNGINNCSIIDDSYSSDFQSLKIALDFLESQKKNASKTVILSDIFQSGFSNEELYSKVAQLISDNKINRVIGIGTTISSFAAKFSNCITFQNTAEFIANFENLEFSNETILIKGARTFQFEEIVTLLEEKTHETILEINLDSISHNLNFFKSKLANDVKIMVMVKAFGYGNGGLEIAKLLEHHKVDYLGVAFADEGISLKNGGIKLPIMVLNPESTSFPSIIQYQLEPEIYSVKGLNAFLKIAREKNLKDFPIHIKLDTGMHRLGFEENTLDELIQTLKGNSTVKVQSVLSHLATSDDMNHYDFVISQINLFEKLSSKLISELNINPIRHILNTSGISNFPAAQYNMVRLGIGLYGVSNDPLEQKYLENVGTLKSIISQVRTIPAGDSVGYGRRFMAEKPTKIATIPIGYADGISRLWGNEVGYVMIKNQKASIVGSICMDMLMVNVSEIDCKEGDSVIIFGESPTVTEIADALKTIPYEILTSISQRVKRVFFR; encoded by the coding sequence ATGAGCATAAATTTAAAAAACCTAATTCCGGTTCTTGACGCCAAATGGATTGGCTCTGACGCTGATGTTTTTATTGATCATATTTCAATAGACAGCCGCTCGCTGCAAAACGGATCGCAAACTTTATTTTTTGCATTATCAGGCGTAAATAATGATGCTCATTTATATATTTCGGAACTTATAGAAAAAGGCGTTCAGAATTTTGCAGTGCAGTATATTCCTGAAAATTGCGAAGGAAAAGCCAATTTCCTGCTTGTAAAAAATACCCTGAAATCATTACAGGATTTTGCAGCTTATTATAGAAATCTTTTCCATTTTCCTGTCATCGGTCTGACCGGAAGCAACGGAAAAACGATTGTAAAAGAATGGCTTAATTTTTTATTGAGTCCGGATTATAATATTATCAGAAGCCCAAAAAGTTATAACTCACAAGTTGGCGTTCCGCTTTCGGTTATTGCCATTAATGAGAAACACAATTTGGGCATTTTCGAAGCCGGAATTTCGACGGTTAATGAAATGGATAAACTCGAAAAAATCATTAAACCCACAATTGGAGTGCTTACTAATATTGGTACGGCACACGATGAAGGCTTTTTGAATTTAGTACAAAAGATTGATGAAAAACTGCTTTTGTTTAAAGATTGTCCGGTAATTATTTATCAAAAAAATGAAATTGTCGATTCGTGCTTGTCTCAATTTGCGGCAGAATATATGCTTCATCCGCGAAAACTTTTTTCATGGAGTTTTACAGATAAATCCGCAGATGTTTTTATTCTGACAAAAGAAAATAAAGGCGATAAAACACGTATTCAATATCAATATAAAAACGAAAAATTTGATTTAGAAATTCCGTTTCAGGATTCTGCATCCATAGAAAATGCTATTTCCTGTTTATTGGTTTTGCTCTATTTTAATTATGATTGCGGAACTATTCAAAATCGTATGAAGATGTTGTATCCGGTTGAAATGCGTTTAGAAGTTAAAAACGGAATCAACAATTGCAGTATTATTGATGACAGTTACAGTTCTGATTTTCAGTCGCTAAAAATTGCGCTGGATTTTCTGGAAAGCCAAAAAAAGAATGCTTCTAAAACGGTTATTTTATCAGATATTTTCCAAAGCGGATTTTCAAATGAAGAATTATATTCGAAAGTTGCCCAGCTTATTTCGGATAATAAAATAAATCGTGTTATTGGCATCGGAACAACGATTTCATCTTTTGCAGCTAAATTTTCGAATTGTATTACTTTTCAAAATACAGCTGAATTTATTGCCAATTTTGAAAACCTAGAATTTTCAAATGAAACCATTTTGATAAAAGGAGCAAGAACGTTTCAGTTTGAAGAAATCGTAACGTTATTGGAGGAGAAAACGCATGAAACCATTCTCGAAATTAACCTTGATTCGATTAGTCATAACCTGAATTTTTTTAAATCTAAACTGGCAAATGATGTAAAAATCATGGTCATGGTTAAGGCTTTCGGATATGGAAACGGTGGTTTGGAAATTGCAAAATTATTAGAACATCATAAAGTTGATTATTTGGGCGTGGCTTTCGCAGATGAAGGAATCTCGCTTAAAAATGGCGGAATTAAATTGCCAATTATGGTTTTAAATCCTGAATCTACCAGTTTTCCGTCTATTATTCAATATCAGTTAGAACCTGAAATTTATAGTGTAAAAGGATTAAATGCTTTTTTGAAAATTGCACGCGAAAAGAATTTAAAAGATTTTCCGATTCATATAAAACTCGATACAGGAATGCATCGTTTGGGTTTTGAAGAAAACACCTTAGACGAATTGATTCAGACTTTAAAAGGAAATTCGACCGTTAAAGTGCAAAGTGTTTTATCGCATTTGGCAACAAGTGACGATATGAATCATTATGATTTTGTGATTTCGCAAATTAATCTGTTCGAAAAATTATCATCAAAATTAATTTCCGAATTAAATATTAATCCAATTCGTCATATTTTAAATACTTCAGGAATTAGCAATTTTCCGGCTGCTCAATATAATATGGTACGACTTGGAATTGGACTTTACGGAGTTTCAAATGATCCGTTAGAACAAAAATATCTGGAAAATGTTGGAACTTTAAAATCAATCATTTCTCAGGTTCGAACCATTCCGGCGGGCGACAGCGTGGGTTACGGACGTCGTTTTATGGCAGAGAAACCAACTAAGATTGCTACGATTCCAATTGGTTATGCAGACGGAATTTCGCGATTATGGGGAAATGAGGTTGGTTATGTTATGATTAAAAACCAAAAAGCATCAATTGTAGGCAGCATTTGCATGGATATGCTTATGGTTAATGTAAGTGAAATTGATTGCAAAGAAGGAGATTCGGTTATTATTTTCGGCGAAAGCCCAACAGTAACAGAAATTGCAGATGCACTGAAAACAATTCCGTATGAAATTTTAACAAGTATTTCGCAACGCGTAAAAAGGGTATTTTTTAGATAG